A region from the Argonema galeatum A003/A1 genome encodes:
- a CDS encoding FGGY-family carbohydrate kinase: MNLYLGIDFGTSGARAIVINSAGLIQSETQYPFQNSANLAQLWQQALFSLIQQINPELRQEIKAICINGTSSTVMLCDIAGNPIDEPILYNDARGVEVLDKVREIAPQNHTVISATSSLAKLLRWQEKISHSPPYQGGDKRKVYFLHQADWLAFLLHGKLGISDYHNALKLGYDVEQLCYPKWLENLEIAIKLPKVIVPGNPISEVTSEIANNLGLRRDCVVCAGTTDSIAAFLASGATFPGEASTSLGSTLVIKLLSSTRVDDARYGIYSHRLGDLWLVGGASNTGGAVLREFFTDPELENLSHEIDAEKENLLDYYPLLKAGDRFPINDPNLPPRLEPRPENPVEFLHGLLESIARIEARGYQLLQQLGATPLTRVYTAGGGAKNPTWTKIRRRYLKVSILEPTHREAAYGSALLAMRGLNAN, translated from the coding sequence ATGAACCTCTACCTGGGCATCGATTTTGGCACATCTGGCGCACGCGCCATAGTAATCAACTCGGCAGGACTTATCCAATCTGAAACACAATATCCATTTCAGAATTCAGCCAATTTAGCCCAACTTTGGCAACAAGCTTTATTCTCTCTTATCCAGCAAATTAACCCAGAATTACGACAAGAAATAAAAGCAATTTGCATTAACGGCACTTCCTCCACCGTTATGCTATGCGATATCGCTGGAAACCCAATCGATGAACCGATTTTATATAACGATGCACGGGGTGTGGAAGTGCTGGATAAAGTCAGGGAAATTGCACCACAAAACCATACTGTAATTAGCGCTACTTCTTCATTAGCTAAACTTTTAAGGTGGCAAGAAAAGATCTCCCATAGCCCCCCTTATCAAGGGGGGGATAAGAGAAAAGTTTATTTTTTGCATCAAGCAGATTGGTTGGCATTTCTGTTGCATGGAAAATTGGGAATCAGCGATTATCATAATGCTTTGAAACTCGGTTACGATGTGGAGCAACTTTGCTATCCTAAATGGCTAGAAAATTTAGAAATAGCAATTAAATTGCCCAAAGTTATCGTACCCGGTAATCCTATCTCGGAAGTAACATCTGAAATAGCTAATAATCTCGGTTTAAGGCGAGATTGCGTAGTTTGTGCTGGCACAACTGATAGTATTGCTGCCTTTCTCGCTAGCGGTGCGACATTTCCCGGTGAAGCAAGTACATCGTTGGGTTCTACTTTAGTAATAAAACTTTTGAGTAGCACTCGCGTAGATGATGCGCGATATGGAATTTATAGTCACAGATTGGGAGATTTATGGTTAGTTGGTGGTGCTTCTAATACTGGTGGTGCCGTGTTGCGAGAATTTTTTACCGATCCTGAATTAGAAAATCTCAGCCACGAGATAGATGCAGAAAAAGAAAATTTACTTGATTATTATCCATTATTGAAAGCAGGCGATCGCTTCCCCATCAACGATCCCAATTTGCCGCCGCGACTGGAACCTCGCCCCGAAAACCCAGTGGAATTTCTGCACGGTTTGCTGGAAAGTATCGCTCGCATTGAAGCACGGGGTTATCAGTTATTGCAACAATTGGGTGCAACTCCCTTGACCCGCGTTTACACTGCTGGCGGTGGTGCGAAAAATCCCACTTGGACAAAGATTCGCAGGCGTTATTTGAAAGTATCTATTTTAGAACCGACGCACAGAGAAGCGGCGTATGGTAGCGCCCTTTTAGCGATGCGGGGACTCAACGCAAATTAG
- the pcrA gene encoding DNA helicase PcrA codes for MTTATTDFLSHLNASQRRAVEHFCGPLLVVAGAGSGKTRALTYRVANLIVKHKVDPEHILAVTFTNKAAREMKERIEKLFAAQMAQKETGKSFESLSGEEQTRLRSQVYKTRIKPLWVGTFHSLCARILRYDIEKYQDEKGRKWNRNFSIFDESDVKSLIKEIVTKQLNLDDKKFDPSSVRYAISNAKNQGLSPQEFEREQPNFRGRVIAQVYSIYQDKLAENNGLDFDDLILVPVQLFEQNESVLGYWHRRFQHILVDEYQDTNRIQYDLIRLLATNGESPKKFDNWQNRSVFVVGDVDQAIYSFRMADYKILLGFQEDFGDGLPDDDTRTMVKLEENYRSRENILQAANQLIQNNTQRIDKILRATRGEGEPIYLHRADNELDEADFTVQQLRQLERQEKEFDLGSFAILYRTNAQSRPFEDALLRWGIPYTMVGGLKFYDRKEIKDSLAYLRLLVNPSDTVSLVRVINTPRRGIGKATVDSLINAAQQLGVPLWEILSDETSVNTLAGRAAKSINSFVQLIGKWQQQVDPLPASQIVRGIMEDSGYIDDLKKQGTDEAQDRLQNVFELFNAVVQFEEENDEASLGIFLANASLSSDLDNLKEGQKAVSLLTLHAAKGLEFPVVFLVGMEQGLLPHIRSLDDPVTLEEERRLCYVGITRAQERLYLSHALERRLWGSREPAIKSQFLEELPQDLVSSKVGATIRSGGAGVAGKSQRQKSQDESVGVSPNQSQDWKIGDRILHKSFGIGEITHILGSGEKMTVAVHFPGVGRKIIDPKIAKLQRVQ; via the coding sequence ATGACTACAGCAACCACCGACTTTCTCAGCCACCTCAACGCCAGCCAACGTCGCGCTGTCGAACATTTTTGCGGCCCCTTGCTTGTCGTTGCTGGGGCGGGTTCCGGCAAAACGCGGGCGCTGACTTATCGAGTCGCCAATCTTATTGTGAAGCATAAAGTCGATCCAGAACATATCCTGGCTGTTACTTTTACCAATAAGGCGGCGCGGGAGATGAAAGAGCGGATTGAAAAGCTTTTTGCGGCTCAGATGGCGCAAAAGGAGACAGGGAAGTCGTTTGAGTCACTTTCAGGTGAGGAACAGACGAGGTTGCGATCGCAAGTCTACAAAACTCGCATCAAACCTTTGTGGGTAGGCACTTTTCATAGCCTTTGCGCTCGTATCCTCAGATATGATATCGAGAAATATCAAGACGAAAAAGGACGCAAGTGGAATCGCAACTTTTCCATCTTTGACGAATCCGATGTCAAAAGCCTGATTAAAGAAATTGTCACCAAACAGCTAAACCTGGACGATAAGAAATTTGACCCCAGTTCCGTCCGCTACGCCATCAGCAACGCCAAAAATCAAGGCTTATCGCCCCAAGAGTTTGAGCGAGAACAGCCGAACTTTCGCGGTAGAGTAATAGCACAAGTTTATAGCATTTACCAGGATAAACTAGCAGAAAATAACGGCCTCGATTTCGACGATCTCATCTTAGTTCCAGTCCAACTTTTTGAACAGAACGAATCTGTTCTGGGCTATTGGCATCGACGATTTCAACATATTTTGGTAGATGAATATCAGGATACTAACCGCATTCAATACGACCTGATTCGGCTCTTAGCCACTAACGGGGAAAGTCCAAAAAAATTTGATAATTGGCAAAATCGCTCTGTATTTGTCGTTGGCGATGTCGATCAAGCAATTTATTCCTTCCGAATGGCAGATTACAAGATTTTGCTGGGATTTCAGGAGGACTTTGGCGACGGATTGCCAGATGACGACACGCGGACAATGGTGAAGCTTGAGGAAAATTACCGTTCCAGAGAAAACATTCTGCAAGCGGCAAATCAGCTAATTCAAAATAACACCCAACGCATTGATAAAATTCTGCGTGCTACAAGAGGAGAAGGAGAACCGATTTACCTCCATCGTGCTGATAACGAACTCGATGAAGCTGATTTTACAGTGCAGCAACTTCGCCAACTGGAACGCCAGGAAAAAGAATTTGACTTAGGTAGTTTTGCGATTCTTTACCGCACAAATGCCCAATCTCGACCGTTTGAAGACGCCTTGCTGCGCTGGGGTATTCCCTACACAATGGTTGGCGGTTTGAAGTTCTACGATCGCAAAGAAATTAAAGATTCGCTTGCATATCTGCGGTTACTTGTCAATCCATCCGATACAGTTAGTTTGGTGCGAGTAATTAATACCCCCCGACGCGGTATAGGTAAAGCTACGGTAGATTCCCTGATTAATGCAGCCCAACAATTGGGCGTCCCCTTGTGGGAAATACTGAGCGATGAGACATCAGTAAATACATTGGCAGGACGTGCAGCCAAATCAATTAACAGCTTTGTGCAGCTGATTGGTAAATGGCAGCAACAAGTCGATCCACTCCCGGCGTCTCAAATTGTTCGGGGAATTATGGAAGATTCTGGTTACATTGATGATTTGAAAAAGCAAGGCACTGATGAAGCCCAGGATCGACTGCAAAACGTATTTGAATTGTTTAACGCCGTGGTGCAATTTGAAGAAGAAAATGATGAAGCAAGTTTGGGAATTTTCTTGGCCAATGCTTCTTTATCTTCAGATTTAGATAACTTGAAAGAAGGACAAAAAGCAGTTTCCTTGCTGACGTTGCACGCCGCCAAAGGACTGGAATTTCCGGTCGTATTTTTGGTGGGGATGGAGCAGGGATTGTTACCTCACATTCGCAGTTTGGACGATCCAGTTACATTGGAAGAGGAGCGGCGTTTGTGTTATGTTGGCATCACTCGCGCCCAGGAGAGATTGTATCTTTCTCATGCGCTGGAACGACGTTTGTGGGGTTCTCGCGAACCGGCTATTAAATCGCAGTTTCTCGAAGAATTGCCTCAAGATTTAGTGAGTAGCAAGGTAGGGGCGACGATTCGCAGCGGTGGCGCGGGTGTAGCTGGAAAGTCGCAGCGACAGAAATCTCAAGATGAAAGTGTTGGCGTTTCGCCCAATCAGAGCCAAGATTGGAAAATAGGCGATCGCATCCTTCACAAATCTTTCGGTATTGGCGAAATCACCCATATTTTGGGTTCCGGAGAAAAAATGACTGTAGCTGTTCATTTTCCCGGTGTTGGGCGAAAAATTATCGATCCAAAAATTGCCAAGCTGCAACGAGTACAGTAA
- a CDS encoding sensor histidine kinase: protein MLAQPQELTASDGSADRKKNLISHPSIELPTLEFPSTWKSKVGGWRIRQKIGYGYFVAIGIAFFGSCTGLVIADYYQGQGVEQLADAHVQSQLLSDFKEAVVTAQLQASRIAYVMEDSGRLQTEKARFHDSIAKAKKLRLEIERYIESKPAWLAANPTTFKTLLQAYAANLESYAQTTESILQRIDLLQLRPEALKSAQQQLQTIVVGKEATSLELLGGKLTNILQTAHNQERQGEVAMEDAQGLEKQIIILSMLLSVTIASIVALRRSRAIAKPVVSLTQVAEQVARESNFDLRVPVTTEDEIGSLATSLNHLIQRVSERTKELEQAKELAEASSNAKSQFVANMSHELRTPLNAIIGLSQLLQEDAQDLNVGEEEFIDDLQTINASGKHLLALINDILDLSKIEAGKMTFYPETFDITALINNVVTIAKPLVHKNVNVLEVNCDEQLGTIYADRTKVQQILFNLLSNAAKFTTHGKVTLAVTRESNDLAIENTKEDDKENSSFLFYNPKSKIQTPKLSECICFRVQDTGIGISYEQQQQLFQPFTQGDASTTKKYGGTGLGLAISRHFCEMMGGEIFVASKVGQGCTFTVRLPV from the coding sequence ATGCTGGCGCAACCTCAAGAGCTAACCGCTTCTGACGGCAGTGCGGATAGAAAAAAAAATTTAATTTCTCATCCCTCTATAGAGTTACCAACTCTTGAATTTCCTTCAACTTGGAAATCGAAAGTCGGTGGCTGGCGCATCCGTCAAAAAATTGGTTACGGGTATTTCGTGGCAATTGGCATTGCTTTTTTTGGCTCATGTACTGGACTGGTAATTGCGGACTATTACCAGGGACAAGGAGTAGAGCAACTAGCTGATGCTCACGTGCAATCGCAACTTTTGAGCGATTTCAAGGAGGCGGTAGTAACGGCGCAATTGCAGGCTTCGCGGATAGCTTATGTAATGGAAGATTCGGGACGGCTGCAAACAGAAAAAGCGCGTTTTCACGACAGTATTGCTAAGGCTAAGAAGTTGCGCCTTGAGATTGAACGATATATAGAAAGCAAACCCGCGTGGTTAGCAGCAAATCCCACTACTTTCAAAACTTTGTTGCAAGCTTATGCGGCTAATTTAGAATCCTACGCACAAACTACTGAGTCAATTTTGCAGCGAATCGATTTATTACAATTGAGACCGGAGGCGCTTAAGTCAGCACAGCAGCAGCTACAAACGATCGTTGTTGGAAAGGAAGCGACGAGCTTGGAGCTACTCGGCGGGAAATTGACCAACATCCTTCAAACCGCTCACAATCAAGAGCGGCAAGGGGAAGTGGCGATGGAGGATGCACAGGGACTGGAGAAACAAATTATTATTTTGAGTATGTTGCTGTCGGTGACGATCGCTTCAATTGTGGCCTTGCGTAGAAGTCGTGCGATCGCTAAGCCTGTCGTAAGTTTAACTCAGGTAGCCGAGCAAGTAGCGAGGGAGTCTAATTTCGATTTGCGGGTTCCTGTCACAACGGAAGATGAAATTGGGTCATTAGCTACATCTCTCAATCATCTCATCCAGCGAGTATCCGAGCGTACCAAAGAACTGGAACAAGCTAAAGAATTAGCTGAAGCTTCTAGCAATGCTAAGAGCCAGTTTGTGGCGAATATGAGCCACGAACTGCGTACACCGTTAAATGCCATCATTGGTTTGAGTCAACTTCTCCAAGAGGACGCCCAAGATCTAAATGTAGGGGAGGAGGAATTTATCGACGACCTCCAGACAATCAACGCTTCTGGCAAACATCTGTTGGCACTGATCAACGACATCCTCGACTTATCAAAGATTGAAGCGGGTAAAATGACTTTCTACCCGGAGACATTTGATATCACCGCACTAATTAATAACGTTGTCACTATAGCGAAGCCATTGGTGCATAAGAATGTAAACGTTTTAGAGGTGAATTGCGACGAACAGCTTGGTACCATTTATGCCGATCGAACTAAAGTGCAGCAGATATTATTCAATCTGCTGAGCAACGCTGCCAAGTTTACTACACACGGTAAAGTGACGTTGGCGGTTACCCGCGAGTCAAACGATTTGGCAATAGAGAATACAAAAGAAGACGACAAAGAGAATTCTTCTTTCTTGTTTTATAATCCAAAATCCAAAATCCAAACTCCAAAATTGTCGGAGTGCATTTGTTTTCGCGTTCAAGACACAGGCATTGGCATATCCTACGAGCAACAGCAGCAGTTGTTTCAACCATTTACGCAAGGGGATGCTTCGACTACTAAAAAGTATGGCGGTACGGGACTGGGGTTGGCAATTAGCCGCCATTTCTGCGAGATGATGGGCGGTGAAATTTTTGTAGCGAGTAAGGTTGGACAGGGGTGTACTTTTACTGTCCGCCTACCAGTTTGA
- a CDS encoding GAF domain-containing sensor histidine kinase: MVRVSTTSSASQPSKSMTAQHLTITTSGCNQISQEQKITEKSSKQAALWQSQKKSRHLLVNIPGLSYQFLLRKDGSLSFLFLNPTFQEFFEVESPEMEMDTESLISMIHPDDREDFFNSIAEAAGMLQSWRWVGRFILPSKQIKWIQWDAQPSLQANGNIFWNGLLVDVTSHQNLNAEVERLSFLLGLTERLQSSSDLREIAEFALSYLVSATNCAFGDVKVINGSDETSQASTLTNYISAEFVAAYGETAVAEMETALQRGIPKGQGVLWQVVETGQPALIKDYANHPNAVSALRHPAIGQICIFPIPATDGTVIGVLTLESRNFHRIEDALQQDLLLAACRILGVRIERAKDRERLQRANAVLQSTSQQLRQQTWQLEQTLHELQQAQIQLVQSEKMSGLGQLVAGVAHEINNPVSFIHGNLSYADRYFQDLLSLLQLYQQHYPQPEPEIQSAIEEIDLDFLSTDLPKLMCSMKVGSERIRDIVCSLRNFCRIDQAEIKPVDIHEGINNTLMILNNRLRAQPDRREIKVIEEYGNLPLVECYPGKLNQVFMNIIANAIDALEEVEGQRSRESGEEARGSELPIPNYASPTLRICTQIKGSHVEIRIADNGYGIPESLQSRIFDPFFTTKPVGKGTGLGLSISHQIVTEQHGGLLKCLSAAGQGTEFAIEIPLVQAK; encoded by the coding sequence ATATCACAAGAACAGAAAATTACTGAGAAATCTTCAAAACAAGCCGCCTTGTGGCAGAGTCAGAAGAAATCTCGGCATCTGTTAGTTAACATACCGGGACTCAGTTATCAGTTCTTGCTCCGTAAAGACGGTTCCCTCAGTTTCCTCTTCCTGAATCCTACTTTTCAGGAATTTTTTGAGGTAGAATCCCCAGAGATGGAAATGGATACTGAATCCCTCATTTCTATGATTCATCCAGATGACCGGGAAGACTTCTTCAACTCTATCGCCGAAGCTGCCGGAATGTTGCAATCGTGGAGATGGGTAGGGCGTTTCATCTTACCCTCAAAACAAATAAAATGGATTCAGTGGGATGCTCAGCCTTCGTTACAGGCGAACGGAAATATTTTCTGGAATGGGTTGCTGGTAGATGTAACAAGTCACCAAAACTTGAATGCAGAAGTGGAACGGCTTTCCTTTTTGCTTGGTTTAACTGAGCGTTTACAAAGCTCCAGCGACTTAAGAGAAATTGCCGAGTTTGCGCTCAGTTACCTTGTTAGTGCGACAAACTGTGCTTTTGGGGATGTTAAGGTGATTAACGGCAGTGATGAAACGTCTCAAGCTTCTACTCTCACCAATTACATCTCTGCCGAATTTGTGGCAGCCTATGGTGAAACTGCCGTTGCTGAAATGGAGACAGCTTTGCAAAGAGGCATACCCAAAGGTCAAGGAGTTTTATGGCAAGTGGTAGAAACTGGTCAACCGGCGTTAATTAAAGATTATGCGAATCATCCCAATGCCGTATCAGCATTGCGTCATCCGGCAATAGGTCAGATTTGTATTTTTCCGATTCCAGCCACAGATGGTACGGTGATAGGTGTACTGACTTTGGAATCGCGTAATTTTCACCGAATTGAAGACGCTCTCCAACAGGACTTACTCCTAGCTGCCTGTCGTATTCTGGGAGTTCGCATCGAACGGGCAAAGGATCGAGAGCGTCTGCAAAGAGCGAATGCAGTGTTGCAGTCAACTTCTCAACAATTGAGGCAGCAAACATGGCAGTTGGAGCAAACGTTGCACGAACTGCAACAAGCTCAAATCCAACTTGTTCAAAGTGAAAAGATGTCTGGCTTGGGGCAGTTAGTTGCTGGTGTTGCTCATGAGATTAACAACCCGGTCAGTTTCATTCACGGCAATCTCAGTTATGCCGATCGATATTTCCAAGATTTGCTAAGTCTGCTGCAACTATACCAGCAGCATTATCCCCAGCCGGAGCCTGAGATTCAATCGGCAATAGAAGAAATTGACCTGGATTTTTTAAGTACAGATTTGCCTAAGTTAATGTGTTCTATGAAAGTAGGATCGGAGCGCATTCGCGATATTGTTTGCTCCCTGCGTAATTTCTGTCGTATAGATCAGGCGGAAATAAAGCCTGTAGATATTCATGAAGGCATCAATAATACTTTGATGATTCTAAACAATCGGCTAAGGGCACAGCCAGATCGTCGAGAGATTAAGGTGATCGAAGAATATGGCAATCTGCCACTTGTGGAGTGTTATCCTGGAAAGCTCAATCAGGTGTTTATGAACATTATTGCTAATGCTATTGATGCTTTGGAAGAGGTAGAGGGGCAGAGGAGTAGGGAGTCAGGGGAGGAGGCAAGGGGGTCAGAATTACCTATTCCCAATTACGCATCGCCGACGCTTCGGATTTGCACTCAAATAAAGGGTTCGCACGTTGAAATTCGGATTGCAGATAATGGTTATGGCATACCAGAGTCGTTGCAGTCACGTATTTTTGACCCTTTCTTCACAACGAAACCTGTCGGTAAGGGGACGGGGTTAGGGCTGTCGATTTCGCACCAAATCGTCACCGAACAGCACGGGGGTTTATTGAAGTGTCTTTCTGCGGCTGGGCAGGGAACAGAGTTTGCGATCGAGATTCCGTTGGTACAGGCGAAGTAA